Proteins encoded together in one Microcoleus sp. bin38.metabat.b11b12b14.051 window:
- a CDS encoding ABC transporter substrate-binding protein, with protein sequence MDNLSIDTKTRAVKLGSECIDLNKEEYIVLLLLSKHYGKYVAPGAIFNVLYKRPPTGDEEQIIVDRIFELRRKLKDNGDTPILIHTEPNGSGKYGILAVESPVQINGEILQPPEPNPEYEQLLNGRYRVIEKLGEGGFGLTLLAEDTQMPSHRCCVIKQLKSQTDNPQIDQRVRERFSQEAAVLEKLGEGHSQIPKLYGHFEENNLFFLALEWIDGETLNNRVKVAGKMSEEQVKEIIASLLLVLDYIHENQIIHRDVKPQNIILRKSDDEPVLIDFGVVKETIDPAVTTGGNDVTISIGTPQFMSPEQAAGRPEFSSDLYSLGLTAIYLLTGKWPQDLETDPQTREMLWQNHASKVSIRFAAVLDKSIRFHPRARFANAKEMLAALQEPTSATLAQINDQESSKKTPKKNWIVCLILIFLMALGTGAFLFKIELINILKNAVHLAERNLNPSVSKIPNLPGENSRTSSPVDVSSYISAGDRILFASTATTDKQAGVRAIAAADFKTAINKLEAAFQVDRTDAETLIYLNNARLGTAQALKIAAVVPIGDNLSAAAEILRGIAQAQDEAIKAGVPFKVVIADDGNDENRAQAIARSLIADSSILAVVGHGTSKTSIAVAPIYTQNQMVAIAPTSTSIELATVPKRTDGVNYFFRTIPSDQFTGTALARYMLSSMKKSTAAVFYNAKSSYSKSLQTAFSTTLILEGGQVVKQVDLSEPNSTAHLAGIEADVLVLFPDSDTVNSSLEIARNNQKGLPMIGGDALYNTDLLKQSGEVLRGAVISVPWHFADSKSQNFALLAKNLWGIDVNWRTAMSYDAVQVLRMGRSIGKIAPSNGQAGRVMLAKTLAREDFKVSGATGEIRFLSSGDRNSNVVLLQIVPDSKSGAGYDFAPISRF encoded by the coding sequence ATGGATAACTTGAGCATCGACACTAAAACCCGCGCCGTCAAGCTGGGTTCAGAGTGTATAGACTTAAACAAAGAAGAATATATCGTGCTGCTGCTGTTGAGCAAGCACTACGGCAAATATGTCGCACCGGGAGCGATTTTTAACGTGCTGTACAAGCGTCCTCCAACAGGTGACGAAGAGCAAATTATAGTCGATCGCATTTTTGAACTCAGGAGAAAATTAAAAGACAACGGCGACACACCGATTCTAATTCATACCGAACCAAACGGGAGCGGCAAATACGGCATTCTTGCAGTCGAAAGCCCCGTGCAAATCAACGGCGAAATTTTGCAGCCGCCGGAACCTAACCCTGAATATGAACAACTTTTAAACGGTCGCTACCGGGTGATTGAGAAACTCGGAGAAGGAGGTTTTGGCTTAACATTGCTCGCCGAAGATACGCAAATGCCTTCGCATCGGTGTTGCGTCATTAAGCAGCTAAAAAGCCAGACTGATAATCCTCAGATTGACCAAAGGGTTCGAGAGCGTTTTTCTCAAGAAGCTGCTGTCTTGGAAAAGTTGGGTGAAGGACATTCTCAAATACCCAAACTCTACGGGCACTTTGAGGAAAATAATTTGTTTTTCTTGGCCTTAGAATGGATAGACGGGGAAACGCTCAACAACCGGGTAAAAGTTGCTGGTAAAATGAGCGAGGAGCAAGTTAAAGAAATTATCGCTAGTTTGCTGCTAGTTTTGGATTATATACACGAAAACCAGATTATTCACCGAGATGTCAAACCGCAAAATATTATTTTGCGAAAGTCGGACGATGAACCAGTCTTAATAGATTTTGGCGTGGTTAAGGAAACAATAGATCCTGCGGTAACTACTGGAGGAAATGATGTAACTATCTCTATTGGAACGCCGCAATTTATGTCTCCGGAACAAGCCGCCGGTAGACCAGAATTTTCTAGCGATTTGTACAGTTTGGGATTGACTGCAATTTATTTGCTGACAGGAAAGTGGCCGCAGGATTTGGAAACTGACCCTCAAACTCGGGAGATGCTTTGGCAGAATCACGCATCTAAGGTGAGTATCAGATTTGCCGCAGTTCTGGATAAATCAATTAGGTTTCACCCGCGAGCTCGGTTCGCTAATGCTAAGGAAATGTTGGCGGCTTTGCAGGAGCCTACATCGGCTACTTTGGCACAGATTAACGATCAGGAAAGTTCAAAAAAAACTCCTAAAAAAAACTGGATTGTTTGTTTAATATTGATATTTTTAATGGCTTTAGGTACAGGGGCTTTTTTATTCAAAATAGAATTGATTAATATCTTAAAAAATGCTGTACATTTGGCTGAGAGGAACCTGAATCCTAGCGTTTCTAAAATACCTAATTTACCCGGGGAAAATTCCCGGACTTCCTCGCCTGTAGATGTCAGTAGTTACATCAGTGCGGGCGATCGCATTTTGTTCGCTAGCACGGCTACTACTGACAAGCAAGCAGGAGTTCGCGCGATCGCCGCGGCTGACTTCAAAACGGCGATAAATAAGCTAGAAGCGGCTTTCCAAGTCGATCGCACTGACGCGGAAACTTTGATTTATCTCAACAACGCTCGACTCGGTACAGCACAAGCCCTGAAAATTGCCGCAGTAGTTCCGATTGGCGACAATCTCAGCGCGGCGGCGGAAATCTTGCGCGGGATAGCTCAAGCTCAAGATGAAGCAATTAAGGCGGGAGTGCCTTTCAAGGTGGTAATTGCTGATGATGGTAATGATGAAAATCGGGCGCAGGCTATTGCGCGCAGTCTGATTGCAGATAGCAGTATTTTAGCAGTAGTCGGTCACGGCACCAGCAAAACTTCGATCGCAGTTGCTCCAATTTACACTCAAAATCAAATGGTGGCGATCGCACCTACGAGCACCAGCATTGAGTTAGCAACGGTTCCGAAGCGCACCGACGGTGTGAACTATTTCTTTCGGACGATACCCAGCGACCAATTTACAGGTACTGCTTTAGCTCGCTATATGTTAAGTAGCATGAAAAAAAGCACGGCTGCGGTTTTTTACAATGCCAAAAGTTCCTACAGCAAGTCGCTACAAACAGCTTTTTCTACTACTTTGATTTTGGAAGGCGGTCAAGTTGTTAAGCAAGTAGATTTGTCCGAACCAAATTCTACAGCACACCTGGCTGGGATTGAAGCAGATGTGCTGGTCTTGTTCCCGGATTCTGATACTGTAAATTCATCCTTAGAAATAGCTCGTAACAATCAAAAAGGTTTACCAATGATTGGCGGCGATGCTCTCTACAATACGGATTTATTAAAACAAAGTGGAGAAGTTTTGAGGGGGGCGGTAATTTCGGTTCCTTGGCATTTTGCTGATAGTAAAAGTCAAAATTTTGCACTGTTGGCTAAAAATTTGTGGGGAATTGATGTTAACTGGCGGACGGCGATGAGTTACGATGCGGTGCAGGTGTTGCGGATGGGAAGGTCGATCGGCAAAATTGCTCCTTCTAACGGTCAAGCTGGGCGGGTGATGTTGGCGAAAACCTTGGCGCGTGAGGATTTTAAGGTTAGCGGTGCGACTGGGGAAATTAGATTTTTGTCGAGTGGCGATCGCAACAGCAATGTAGTTCTTTTACAAATTGTACCCGATTCTAAATCAGGTGCAGGTTACGATTTTGCACCAATCAGTCGATTTTAG
- a CDS encoding adenylate/guanylate cyclase domain-containing protein codes for MDWLEKCFNYFNEIPKFSLKLPKKSLFLIFKSSGLRHPESLPTFRLPLLLLFVGSLALDCWQETAVIYAIDETIVFMLCVLLPPSGASLGMLGFLTGVTVWFPAARDLLLDSWMTQSIAVALSILARRFLLRVEWQLASQNVLAALTRSGDTEGADTVIATTLTMLRKYANADAAIALRQLDDVTAEALACVPAKALPTQFTSPKIFAEALGSNRCIYYWDYPATPGANRTLLSTGAKSLAVLPLSAPAGDEVVRGPKPGAIVLVWYHRYRVSAYFQNFAVSVLGGLSTILRFHYTTFRLEKLQTRYSAILQTIPQGVVFVDASGEQGWINSVAAQQLSLTEGAQEATAIADAMAKLRSKAQNPQEIAAKAAAFFSKPDAKIRDWEWVFPEPECQVLNLSSTPTLVRDVPGRLWLLDDITDRYLNRLALVDRTAQLEAANNALQLTQFSVDRAGDAIFWIGSDAQILYVNDAACFSLGYSRSELLSMNVSKIDANFTLTVWPLHWETIRECDSITLESEHCTKHGKLFPVEVKVNYLEFNGSEYHCAFVRDISDRKQVEAAIRAEQEKSEKLLLNILPQSIAKRLKQRETNIAEGFANVTILFADIVGFTQLSSQISPKELVYLLNEIFSEFDRMTDLYHLEKIKTIGDAYMVAGGIPLPRSDGAEAVAEMAIGMQQAIGLFNITHGHSLSIRIGINTGAVVAGVIGTKKFIYDLWGDAVNTASRMESHGIPGCIHVTEATRKLLGDKYIFQDRGVISIKGKGKMRTYLLIHNN; via the coding sequence ATGGACTGGCTGGAAAAGTGCTTTAACTATTTCAATGAAATTCCTAAATTCAGTCTAAAACTGCCAAAAAAAAGTCTATTTCTGATTTTTAAATCTTCAGGGCTGCGCCATCCCGAAAGTTTGCCAACGTTCAGGCTGCCTTTGCTGTTGCTGTTTGTTGGCTCGCTGGCCCTCGACTGTTGGCAAGAAACAGCCGTAATTTATGCGATCGACGAAACGATCGTATTTATGCTGTGCGTGCTGCTGCCCCCCTCTGGCGCCTCGCTGGGTATGCTGGGATTTTTGACCGGTGTTACAGTTTGGTTCCCCGCCGCCCGTGACTTGCTGCTCGACTCGTGGATGACTCAAAGTATCGCTGTGGCCTTGAGCATTCTGGCGCGGAGGTTTCTGTTGCGAGTTGAGTGGCAATTGGCTTCGCAAAACGTACTTGCAGCCCTCACCCGTAGCGGTGATACAGAAGGTGCTGACACAGTTATTGCTACAACATTGACAATGTTGCGTAAATATGCAAATGCAGATGCGGCGATCGCCCTGCGCCAACTTGATGACGTAACTGCCGAGGCGCTCGCCTGCGTACCCGCCAAAGCTTTACCGACTCAATTCACCAGTCCCAAAATCTTTGCTGAAGCCCTAGGCAGCAACCGCTGCATCTACTATTGGGACTACCCTGCAACTCCCGGCGCTAACCGTACCTTGCTCAGCACAGGAGCAAAATCCCTCGCAGTGCTACCGCTGTCTGCACCTGCGGGAGATGAAGTGGTTCGGGGGCCCAAACCAGGGGCGATCGTCCTAGTGTGGTATCACCGCTATCGAGTCTCCGCCTATTTTCAAAACTTCGCCGTATCAGTGCTGGGGGGATTGAGCACCATACTCAGGTTTCACTACACCACTTTTCGCCTAGAAAAGCTGCAAACTCGCTACAGCGCCATTTTGCAGACGATACCGCAGGGCGTGGTATTTGTGGACGCCAGTGGCGAACAAGGTTGGATCAATAGTGTCGCCGCCCAGCAGCTAAGTTTAACAGAAGGCGCTCAAGAAGCGACAGCGATTGCTGATGCGATGGCAAAACTGCGCTCCAAGGCCCAAAATCCACAGGAAATCGCAGCCAAAGCAGCAGCTTTTTTCAGCAAACCAGACGCTAAGATTCGCGATTGGGAGTGGGTTTTCCCAGAGCCCGAGTGCCAAGTCTTGAATCTGTCGAGCACCCCTACTCTCGTGCGCGATGTACCGGGCCGTCTGTGGCTCCTAGACGACATTACCGATCGATATTTAAACCGTTTAGCATTGGTCGATCGTACCGCACAACTGGAAGCTGCCAACAACGCTCTGCAACTAACTCAGTTTTCAGTCGATCGAGCCGGCGATGCTATTTTTTGGATCGGATCGGACGCTCAAATATTGTATGTCAACGATGCTGCTTGTTTTTCCCTCGGCTATTCCCGCAGCGAGTTGTTGTCAATGAATGTCAGCAAAATTGATGCCAACTTTACCCTTACAGTCTGGCCACTGCACTGGGAAACTATCAGGGAATGCGACTCTATTACCCTGGAATCTGAGCATTGCACCAAACACGGCAAACTTTTTCCGGTCGAGGTAAAAGTCAATTATTTAGAATTCAACGGTAGCGAGTACCACTGCGCCTTTGTCCGGGATATTAGCGATCGCAAGCAAGTCGAGGCAGCCATCCGGGCGGAGCAGGAAAAATCCGAAAAATTGCTCTTAAATATTTTACCGCAATCAATTGCTAAACGTTTGAAACAAAGAGAAACAAACATTGCTGAAGGATTTGCCAATGTGACGATTTTGTTTGCCGACATCGTTGGCTTTACTCAGCTTTCGTCTCAAATCAGTCCCAAAGAATTGGTGTATTTGCTTAACGAAATTTTCAGCGAATTCGATCGCATGACAGATTTGTACCATTTGGAAAAAATCAAGACAATTGGCGACGCTTATATGGTAGCTGGCGGCATTCCGCTCCCTCGCAGCGATGGCGCGGAAGCTGTGGCCGAAATGGCGATCGGTATGCAACAGGCGATCGGTTTATTTAACATTACCCACGGTCACTCTTTAAGCATTCGCATCGGCATCAATACCGGGGCTGTAGTAGCTGGCGTGATTGGCACGAAAAAGTTTATTTACGATTTGTGGGGCGACGCGGTAAATACGGCTTCGCGGATGGAATCTCACGGCATTCCCGGCTGCATTCACGTCACCGAAGCCACTCGCAAACTGTTGGGAGATAAATATATTTTTCAGGATAGAGGAGTAATTTCAATCAAGGGTAAGGGAAAAATGAGGACTTATTTATTAATTCACAATAATTAA